One Succinivibrio dextrinosolvens DNA window includes the following coding sequences:
- a CDS encoding phage tail assembly protein — MHIDFTKPYKFEGQEFTGIDLDVEELTGKELKNAIKSYKSLNGNNILIKNAATSSLISDDDFIFYFLAQKTKHPVEFFEGLLIPDYLGIIGKVSVFFAQSLV; from the coding sequence ATGCATATTGATTTTACCAAGCCTTATAAATTTGAAGGCCAAGAGTTTACCGGTATCGACCTTGATGTTGAGGAGCTTACTGGTAAGGAACTAAAAAATGCCATTAAGAGCTACAAATCTTTAAATGGAAATAACATTCTGATTAAGAATGCAGCAACATCTTCTCTTATTTCAGATGATGATTTTATTTTTTACTTTCTTGCTCAGAAAACCAAGCATCCAGTTGAGTTTTTTGAAGGATTACTGATTCCAGATTATTTGGGGATTATTGGAAAAGTATCCGTTTTTTTCGCTCAATCACTGGTGTAG